A single Tenacibaculum sp. Bg11-29 DNA region contains:
- a CDS encoding DUF4105 domain-containing protein: MLKKNIAIFFILFCINIAESQVSKTVNLSTFSKISIITSGPGEALYEKFGHTAIRVKDPVLQFDLIYNYGIINFENPNFYIDFTKGFMKYKLVRYPFYLALKSNQQDKRWVKEQILNLTEEQKNEIFQFLEINADPKNASYFYDPYFNNCATKPRDIIKKVLGENLVFNDNFVSENLSLRALMNKEIHPNTWGSLGINIALGSRLDKTATANEYLYLPDYVYEALNLSKVKKERKEENLVLKTNILLDFDEKKSQSDTVSPFLVILLLSLIGLFITYKDYRNNKRSKWLDFTLFFFTGIIGILIVYMWFFTNHSTAPNNFNILWAFAPNFIIAFLLLNKRPPNWIAKYCLILLIFLLITSFIWIIKIQILSFTLIPLLLLLGFRYWFLQKTLNR; encoded by the coding sequence ATGCTAAAAAAAAACATTGCTATTTTCTTTATTCTTTTCTGTATTAATATAGCTGAATCTCAGGTCTCAAAAACAGTTAATCTATCTACTTTCTCTAAAATAAGTATTATAACTTCAGGCCCTGGAGAAGCTTTATATGAAAAGTTTGGTCATACAGCAATACGTGTTAAAGATCCTGTTTTACAATTCGATTTAATTTATAATTATGGAATTATTAATTTTGAAAACCCAAATTTTTATATTGATTTTACTAAAGGGTTTATGAAATATAAATTAGTTCGATATCCTTTTTATTTAGCTTTAAAAAGTAACCAACAAGATAAACGTTGGGTTAAAGAACAAATATTGAACTTAACTGAAGAGCAAAAAAATGAAATTTTTCAATTTTTAGAAATAAACGCTGACCCAAAAAATGCAAGTTATTTTTATGATCCATATTTTAATAATTGCGCAACTAAACCTCGTGATATTATTAAAAAAGTACTAGGTGAAAACTTAGTTTTTAATGACAATTTCGTATCTGAAAACTTATCTTTAAGAGCATTAATGAATAAAGAAATTCATCCAAATACTTGGGGAAGTTTAGGTATTAATATTGCTTTAGGTAGTAGATTAGATAAAACTGCAACAGCTAATGAATACCTATATTTACCTGATTATGTATATGAGGCTTTAAATTTATCTAAAGTAAAAAAAGAGAGAAAAGAAGAGAATTTAGTTTTAAAAACGAATATTTTATTAGATTTTGATGAAAAAAAGTCACAAAGCGATACAGTGAGTCCATTTTTGGTAATTTTATTACTTTCCTTAATAGGATTATTTATAACATATAAAGATTATAGAAACAACAAAAGAAGTAAATGGTTAGACTTTACATTATTCTTTTTTACTGGAATAATAGGTATATTAATTGTTTACATGTGGTTTTTTACAAATCATTCAACTGCCCCTAATAATTTTAATATCTTATGGGCTTTTGCACCTAATTTTATTATAGCCTTTTTATTATTAAATAAAAGACCTCCTAATTGGATAGCTAAATATTGTCTTATTCTATTAATATTTTTGCTAATAACCTCTTTTATCTGGATAATAAAAATTCAAATACTTTCGTTTACTTTAATACCTTTACTGCTTTTATTAGGGTTTAGATATTGGTTTTTACAAAAAACTTTGAATCGCTAA